In the Rhododendron vialii isolate Sample 1 chromosome 2a, ASM3025357v1 genome, tttccaattcctctcaccaagacgaatcaataagttacaaaagtttggcgcaaaactaaaaaatgcgattttttttcaaataaagacaaaaaataagttactattccacttttcaatccaaattcaCCCTGTGTATTAAATGATTATTTATATTTAACAGAATGCCTCTGATTAGGAACATTGCTCCAAGACTCTTTGAAATAACAATGCATAATCAATGAAATTCCGGTGGTAAGAAGAATACCAAACCCCAACTCAAGAGAGCAAACCCGAGGTTACATAATGGGCCTACGTTAGAGAAAGCGAGAGCAAGAACGGGGGGATTGAGATTGGAAGTGTAGAGCGAGAGATTGAGAACAGAGCAAAGATACTTACTAGAAGATTACTTGACCTAGGACTGCAGTGAGGGGATACAGGACTCGAGGTCcatttcccttttttattaAACTTGAGAAGATAATACAACAAATTAATTCTAATTGTCCCACCACTCACGAGCTCCGAAACCCCTAATGAAGTTGGCAACGAACCAACAAACCCAACGAAAGACACAACGAAAACACGACTTGGGCGAAAAAGGACACGGCATCACCAAGAAAAGGGACACGACAATCATCCAAAATGTTTCACGTTGAACTTCAACCAAATAGAAGGGGTCCACTCCTCTCTGTAGGCTTGTTGAATTGGGTGAACTGTCAAGGTAATATGAGTCCCAAAACCCCACTATAAAAGAACATCAAAGGCAGCAAGCTTTCTCATCCAAGATTTGGTAACTAGCATTGGCTATATACATACTCCATCATGGAGTACTCATGCTTGTATCTTCGCATTTACCTGATCTTGTGCTGCTTTAATCTCATCATATTAACTCACTCTTCCTCTTCAATGCAGCCATCATGCCATGAAAATGAGAGCAAGGCCTTGCTGCAGTTCAAGCATAATTTTGTCATCGACAAGTTTGCTTCAGTTGACCCTTCTGCTTCTCCAAAACTTGAACCATGGAAGCTACTTGATGGAAAGAGCAACGGTTACTGCTCATGGGATGGCGTCGAGTGTGACCACGACACCGGTCATGTGATTGGCCTCGACCTCAGTAGTAGCTTTCTCTACGGTTCTATCGACTCCAACAGCAGCCTATTCACCCTTGTCCACCTTCGCAGCCTAAACCTTGCTGATAATACGTTCAACTTCTCCGAAATACCATCTAGAATTGGACATCTTTCGAGGCTGACAAGTCTCAATCTATCTAACTCTGGATTTTTTGGTCagattccttcagaaatctcaTCTCTTTCCAAATTGGTTATCCTCGATCTGTCTACGAAAACTATTGATTTGTATTATGAAAGTCTTTTGAAACTCGAGAAACCCAATCTAAGAGACCTAGTTCAAAACCTAACCAACCTGAAGGTACTTGACCTCTCTGAGGTGAACATATCTTCTTCGATTCCAAGTGTTTTGTCAAATATATACTCTCTAACAACTCTTAATCTTGAAGGATGTTCATTGTATGGTGAATTTCCAATGGACATTTTTCGTCAACCAAAACTGAAGATTCTTAATGCAGCTTGGAACAAAAATCTCACCTGCTCTCTACTTGAATTTCAAAGCAATAGTCGCCTTAAGGCATTGATATTCTTCGGCACGTGCTTGTACGGTAAGCTCCCAGATTCAATTGGTAGACTTGAATCCTTACTTTATTTGGATTTGAGTCAAACTAGTTTATCTGGGACGCTTCCATCTTCTTTGGGCAATCTAACTCGGCTCACTGTCCTGTCCCTTCATGCGTGCAAGTTTAGTGGCCAGATTCCTTCGTCGCTGGCAAAACTATTACAACTAACTAAGTTTGGAATTGGCAATAACGACTTTGATGCAGGACCACTTCCTTTACCGCCAGGGAAGCTACTCAAACTCACTCTCTTGTGTGTACGCGGAATGAATTTACAAGGTGAGATCCCACTGTCGCTTTCCAACCTGACCCAACTTTCCTATTTATCCATTAGCTC is a window encoding:
- the LOC131316767 gene encoding receptor-like protein 7, translating into MEYSCLYLRIYLILCCFNLIILTHSSSSMQPSCHENESKALLQFKHNFVIDKFASVDPSASPKLEPWKLLDGKSNGYCSWDGVECDHDTGHVIGLDLSSSFLYGSIDSNSSLFTLVHLRSLNLADNTFNFSEIPSRIGHLSRLTSLNLSNSGFFGQIPSEISSLSKLVILDLSTKTIDLYYESLLKLEKPNLRDLVQNLTNLKVLDLSEVNISSSIPSVLSNIYSLTTLNLEGCSLYGEFPMDIFRQPKLKILNAAWNKNLTCSLLEFQSNSRLKALIFFGTCLYGKLPDSIGRLESLLYLDLSQTSLSGTLPSSLGNLTRLTVLSLHACKFSGQIPSSLAKLLQLTKFGIGNNDFDAGPLPLPPGKLLKLTLLCVRGMNLQGNLPTKYIRNWNGMKMINKENLTYMHANPKVQHHPRASQQALDFSSIDFDYNYSMTMVSKGTDRLYERIQSALVVVDLSNNTFVGDIPESLGSLSRLQLLNISNNKLTSAIPTSLAKLTALESLDLSQNLLSGHIPWQLTQLSFQS